The Onychomys torridus chromosome 2, mOncTor1.1, whole genome shotgun sequence sequence CCAAGAGAAGCCTACATACTTCCCTTCCTCTCAACTAGAGCCCCTTGCATGGAACACACTTGATTCTCCCTGTTCCACCTCCCTACTGCACCCCATATCCCTGGCTCAGCCATGTCTGCCTTGTCTAGACACACACCTGCTCCTGCCCCAAGGACTACTAGACCAAGGTGCACTGCTCTTGTCAAGGGGCACACTAGACCTTGAGGGGTCCTTCCCTGGAACCTTTCAATGCCTGTCTTGCAGTGCCTCATGGCTAGAGGTGCATTCCACAGTCTTGCCTCAATTGGGGCCTGTGAGTGTGGGCAGAGGTGTCTGTTAGAATTGAGGCCTAGAGACCTCAATTTCTAGTACAGAGACCCAGGCCAGTTGGAGCAACTCCACTGCaaacacctccaccaccaccacccccatgaGGGCCACTGAAGCTCAAGACAGTCCAAACCAGGAACTTAGGATGAGGCCAGCCCTCCCTGGCCAGATTGGCCAAGCCCCTCAACTTGCCAGTGTGATAAGAGCAAGAGGGAGGGGACTTTCCAACCTGGGAGCAATGGGTTCAGTCTTTTGGTACCCTACTGTCTGGCCTCCCTTCTCTGCCCACAGATAGCAACTGCTCCTGTGCCCTCCACCCTCCCAGCTCAGGGTGCAGAACTCCCAAGATTTTCTAACGAATGGCCTGCAAGCCTGGGAACATTTCACAGCACACCAGGGATGGGTGGTCCAGGGAGATTCTACATAGGCCACTAGAGAGGGGACCAAAGTTCCTATAGCCACAGTACCCTCAAGTGTTGAAGGCTTTGTCCTCACATGGTCCAGTAAGGAGGGACAGGTCCAACCACAACCTAACCCTTAGgtctgtctatgtgtgttcttgagagatggcccagccacGAGGGGCACATTCCAAGACAGGGAGCCAAACAGGAAGAGCTGTGGAGGAGGGTCAGGCCTGGAGCAAGTCATGCCTGGCTGGTCAGCACTGTTGAAACAGTCACCCACTGTTCCTTCAGTAAACAGTGATTTGTCTACAGGCTCCTTAAGGAGTGGGGGCCTGTGAGGAGGCAATGGGTAAGGCACCCAGCTTCCATTTTCCCTCAGGGCCATCCCCCAGGACATGCCTAGTTTGCTATGTTATGTTGTATATcaggtgacccatgcctttaatcccagcactcgtgaggcagtaGCAGGTGGATcctaattcaaggccagcctggactacacagagaaaccttgtcttgaaaaaaaaaagaatacaatgttGTGTTTGAGAAGGCCTCTGTGCCctgcacagaaacagaaacaggcctTCTATATggggccctgtctgtgtccccTAAAAAGAACAGGTAGGGGACACATCATTATTCAAGGCCCTCCCTGTACAACCAGGAATCTGGAAGGCCTAGAGGACCAGGCGCTTTGCCCAGTGccacagggaagagcacactcCTCATCCCAGCCTCAGCTAGGGACAGGCCTAGGCCCTAGGCTGAGAAAGATCCCACGTAGCATTAGCCAAAGGAGTCTGGACCCTGGGTGCAGAGCCAGCCTAAGGAGGTTCCCTACAGCTCTGCAGGGGCTGAGCCTGGTCTCCAGCATGTACGTGTCTGGCGCTGCCTGGGCTAGGGTGTTGGGTCTTAGGTCCACCCTGTATGCTGGAGCTGTGGAGTTGTGCTGACAGTGCACACTGGCATCTTCCTGTGCCTTGGGGTCTGTATGGAGGAGTGTCTGTACAAACGGTCTGTGCACATGGGAGGGAATTCCCAGGGGTGGGAATGTGGCAGCATTTATTTGCACTTGTGCACATAGTAGCCAGTGATGTAGCCCAAGATGAAGATGATCCAGAAGACGGCCACTCCACCCAGCACCTTCATGGCGATCCCCAGCTTGCCCGAGCACAGCTTCTGGGAGATCCTGGAGTGAGAACCGCCAGTGAGCccaagccagggctacagggaGGTTCCTGAGTGGGCTtgggtggggaaggagggctAGATCAGGAAAAAGCTTgagcagaagtcagaggcctgAGTGCTTTGCTGAAGTTGGGAGTTACCTGTCTACCCAAAGGTAAGTCCCAGAACCGTGGGTACTGGGTGGGTGGTCCTAGGGGCTGGGGTTGGACAAGGCCAGTCAGTGCAATGGGCTGGGATTTTACCTCCTATAGCATGaggcctcctcagtgctggaccCGGCAGTCATGCTGACCTCATCCCGGCTGCTGCTGTCCCACCTGCTGTACTGGACACCACTCTCCTGGGACTGCATGCTGCAGGCCTGAGGTGGGCTACAGCATGCAGAGTGGAGACAAAGACAGGCATCAGGCCAGACTCAGAAGATGGCATGGAGTCACTGTTAGGGGAGggttagcctggaaggagggggcggTACTTAACAAGATAATTAGAAATTAGCTCAAAAGGACTAAGCAAAGCAGGAATTCCAACCCAGGGGGGCAGGGCAGTGGCCCAGGAATGTAAGACACTGCTTTTCCAGCTGGGGCCTCTTCTGAGGGGTGGGGGCTCTCCTCCCTCGAGGGACACTTATCAGGGGAGGCAACCAGTGCCGCCCTCAGAGACCAGGGAAGTGTGGCTGCCAAAGACCTGATAACTGTCTTCCTCGCGGCCCAGCCCCGATAAGGTCTGGAGCTGCCCTCCAGAGAGGCTGGCAAGGAGAGGGGTGAGCGGTGGATGGTGGATGGTACTACCAGTCCAGCCAGCCAGGGAGCTGCCTGGTAGAAGCTGCCCTCAGCCCCTCCTTCACCTGCTGCCTCTGAGAGGGGCCCCAGAAGGCTGTAGATTGCAGATTAGCAGGAAGTAGGGCCACATGAGTGCCTAGAGCAGGAAGGTTCCCATCACTAAACCATCCCTGACTCCCTCAGGGACAGCCATCCCCAACAGACTGTGGGTTGGAAGGAGTCACCGTGACAAAGTTGCCATGCATGGCTGCTCCTGCCTACCTACAGGCCTGCACTGGACACTTGACTAACCCTCTCATGTACCCTCTGACCTCTCCTGTTACCTCTTGTTTACCTAAGGGGAGCAGGGCACACACCACAAGTAAGGCTGTCAGATAAGGATAAGGTTAGGTCTCCTGTGTCCTAGGTATCCAAGTGTCCCCTCATGGCACCAGGCTCCAGGACCCTGTCTCACAGCAGCTGAGGCAATGGGAATACAGCACATCCTAGATAACCCAGTGCACAGTGACCCAAAGGCACAGCAGGCCAGTTGGCTACAGAAAACCTCTGCAGAAGCTCAAAATGCCAGGCTGGATgggtggaagaagagaggcatCTTAACCACAAGTGTCTTCAGGTGGGGCACCAGCTGACAGCCTGAGGTGATGAGTGTTGCTGAAATAAGGGTTCTCTGTTTGTTGAGTGCATCAGACAGAGGACACCAGCTACCTGCACAAGGCTCAATCCCTTCCTCTAGGTGGACAGTGGGGTgttggccccaggtggcagcctcGCTGGGATGAGTTTAATACCCCAATGCCTCCCAGCTCTAGGCAAAGTGCCAGTGGAGCAAATGCAGGGGGAGAGCTTTTGCTTTTTCAGAGTTTAGAGCAACCACCTCTTTCCTGCTTATGTATGACCGGAGCtgctacaccacacatgcagtCTAGGTAGCCGTGCAACACTAGCCCGAACAGGGCTGTCTCTAAATCTACAGCAAACCCTACCCACATGTAGAATTTGGGGTATAAGGGTCTCCCCAATTTGTTCAAGCCTGAGATAGTGGGATCCTGTTATCTGCCACCCATCTGTGGCTGGACATCGAGCTCCTTGGGCCAGGCTCTCGTGAGCTTTGTGCACCCTGATCTGCACACTGTCATAGACACAGTAGGAAGGGCCTACAAGGCCCCTTCAAACCCAGAACCTCCCCTGAAGGGGTGTGCACACGGGAGTACAGCATGCGGTTGCTCATAAGACTTGTTTGCCCACAGAGAACCTCTGAGACCCCAACTTACAAAGTCGAGTCGTGGTGGGGGCTGAAGCCTCCGGAGCTCAGAAAGGCTGTCAGGGTCTGCTCAGTggatcccaccttcccccagcagGGTAAGCCAGGAAGTGAGGTAGGGTTGGTGCCTcaagccttaaaaacaaaacaaaagtggggAAAGGAGCAGATAGctagaggaaagggagaaactgGCTCCAAGGGTGTTCCTGGGTCCCAGCAGGAGCTGGGCCAGCAGTTCCGGGCCTGATAGCCTTTGGTAGTTAAGCCGATCTGGCCCTTCCCACTCCGGAATTCTAGGGCTAGGGAAGCTCTAGCCCCGGAGGACATAGGAGTGATAGGGGCATGCTGCTAGTCCCACCTCCCTGGGCTGCCACGGGAAGCAGCAGTCTCCAATGAGTGCGTCTCACCTGCGCCCCTCGCCAGGGCCGCTGCGCAAGCCGGGGACGCGTCTCCAGCCCCCAGGGTGACGAGGGCGGGGCCCGAGGTTGAGGGCGGGGTCTGAGGGGCAGGACCGAGATGAGGGAGGCCAGGCTGGGAAGGGGCAGTGAACCGGGAAGTCTAGTCCCGATGGGGAGGGGCAGacgcccccccgccccccgcgccCCTGGCTGCTGGAGCTGCAGAATCGAGCGGGCTACCGGAGACGCCTGCAGAGGGCGCCAGGTCCTTGCCCAGCCTCGCGGAGTCAGGCTGAAGCTCAGAGAAGGCTCGATGATATCCAGGCCTTCTGCTCCCCAAATGGAGGACAGAGATGGTGCTCCTGGACTGGTGGCGCCCAGTGCACCGGCGGCTGCAGGATCAGAAGGGTGTATGCACAAGATGTGGGTAAAGAGCTGCAGACGGATGAGCTTTTTATTATATTCGGCAGGGTATGTGGCACAGACTTAAGTCAAAACATCCTGACCACAGACACCAGGAGGCTGTGGATTGGGAAGAGCTGTACTCAGCACCTACACCACCCATCCCAGTCTTTCGCTACTTTCCAATGGGGCCCCAGTAGCAAGAGCATGCCCGGGGCAGAAGTGTTGAGTCTGAAGCGAAGCGTGCGcgaggacggggggggggggggggggagggcactGTAAAGTGAAGCCTGGAAGAGAGGCCCTGGAGGTGTGGATCTCCCTACAAACAGGCTGTGGCCCAAGAGAGGGAGCTGTGGCATGGGACATGGCCCAGGCAGTTCAGGGGTAAAGGATGAGATCCTGTAGGTACCAGAGAAGATGAGACAGTGGGTCAACTCTAAGGTTTAATTATCACAGAGCAAGCCACACAGGTGGCTTCCCCAGCAGGGCCCTGGCCTCTGCCGGGCAGGACACGTCCTGGGGTCTCAGCCAGGGCTACTTGGAAGCTAGCTTCTTGAGCTTGCTGGGCAGGGAGATGTCTGACTGCTGCAGCGGGGGTACCTTTACGCCTTTTTGTTTCAGCTGACTGTagaagtcacttctctctgtgatgATTCTCTGGACAAAAACAGCCAATGGGGTGGCCTCCAGCTCCACACCTTGGTCTCCCGTCACCCACCCAGGACTTGCCGCAAGCGGGCAAGTGTAAACCAGAAACTCTGCATCTGAAGTGTGGTGTCCCTGCCAGGGCTGTGGTGGGCTGCAGAGCTGATGTTACAGTAGgcagggtggaaggagaagatGCACTTATCCCAGGAGTCAGCTCACACCCGACCTTCTCTAAGCCCACCCCTTTAGTCAGCGTGGCACTGAAGGGAACTTGCACGCCTAGAGATCAGAAGCTTCTGTTTCATCTTGTGCAGAAGGGCCATCTGCTGCTCCCTCCCCAACCTGAGCCCTGTTCTCACTCCTGGCACAGGACTTCAGGCatcttctgtctttctgttcctctcccctccccaccagcaGACACAAGGCCAGAGGCCTGTCCCCAGGGTCCTGCCCTCCAGAGGTGGCAGTCACCCAGGCTCCCCACAAGTTGCAGGGAAATGTGGGCAATGCAACGCAAGGCCTAGACCTTGGGAACAGAGTGTCTGCTAATGAGGTGTGATCCTGTGTAGCACATAACCCCAACCAAAGCAGTCTGGTACCTCAGCAATCCCCAGGGCTCTGGTGCCCTATACCTTCAGGATAGCCATGTTCATCCCCTTTATAAAGGGAAGCCCTACAATTCAGGGAAACATGAATCAGCTAGGATTAACAACAAGGGCTGGTGTGTGGTGATTATTCCAGTTCACAGGCACCAAAGCCTGCACCCTCAGGCTCCTCTAAAGCTTCTGCTTTGGGGGACTCTAGGTCCATAGGAGTTGGCAAGGCTGAGGCCAAGAAGGAGGGGTCTGTGCCAGGACTCTGGCCCAGCAGCTTCTATGGAGGGGGTTCCACCATAAAGAACTTCTAGAATGTAGGTAACTTGTCCCTCTCCCTGTGTAGGCATGAGGGTTAAGGGCAACTGAGTGTCCCTCCTCCATGAGGCTGACAGCAGCGCAGACTCTTCAACTCCATGCTAGAGCTACCCCAGGGACAGTCTGGTCCCCTCTGGTTGAGTAGGGAAAAAGGACAGTCCTAGAGTTACAATGCATAGGTGACATAGCTGGGGTGAGAACTGGGTTTCTGAACTGAGCCCaggcctcccttcctccctcagcctctgcgATGGGCAGTGTGGACACAGCTTGGGTCCCCTCACCTGCAGGGACTCCAGAATGTAGTTATCAGAGAGCTCAGTGGACAAGTTCTTGGTCCCACTGACACTGAAGACAGCCTGAATGATCTTATTCCTTAGTCTCTCGAGCTGTGAACAAAGATGAAAGACATGGCCTGCTGTTACCAAGACAGATGCCTGGCCCTGCCACCATAAGCCCTGCAGGCCAGGAAGGTATTTCTTGCTCCTGCTTGTCATGGCTGGAATCGGGACTTGCCTAAGAGCTAGAATGTTCTGGATTGGACCCCAGTTCCTGGGTGGCCCCACACTGAAGCACAGAAGTTGTAACATGCCAAACACATTTATGTTTATGTTCTTAAACTAGAAAAGTGCACTTCCCCACCAGAAGTCCACTCACATGCTTGGAAGCTCTCTACCATGGAGATATATTCCTGGCTCTATATATGGTTTTAAAATATCAgcacagggctagagagatggctcagtggttagaagcacttgctgctcttgcagaggatctgggttcaggtCCTATCACCTAACAGGACTAAGGAcacacagctgcctgtaactccagctccaggggatctggagtTGACAAACCCCCAGAGATGACAAGATCTTAGCACTCACATGAGGTgttcacaactccctgtaactctggctccacgGGAGTCTGaagcttctggcctctgcaggcatccgCACTCACATGAACTGGCAccctcatacatacacatgattttttttttttaattccagcatggagGGGAATGGATTCCCAAGGTCCCACCCCTGGCCAAGGAACTATTGACAGTTAATGACTGCTATGGGAAAGAGTCACTCTTCTTCGAATGGTGATCGATCACTGACTGGTTGTTCATGCCACCCAGTATGTGAACCCACAGCCATTCACATaggggcagcactaattggactcagtgggttataaaaaaaattcaattagaaAAGATATGAGGACTTGAAGCAGGAGGGGAGATAATAAGGAGGGGCAGTGGGGAAGTGGTGGGATGAGGGGAGGGCAGACATGGACATCATcaccctccctcctgcctttttTTCTAGCTGAACCCAAGGCCCACTTTCCTGATAAACAATGCTGGCCCTTGCTCTCTGTGTTTCCAGAATGTTCCATAAGCCCTCACACTCTCTATGACTTCCCAAGCCTCAGTTCTATACTGCATGCTGCAATCGGAGGCAGAATGAGCCAGAGCCCTTGTTGCTGGGAACATGGTCTGTGTGGGTGGGCAGTGGGTAAGGATATAGGTGGCCATGAACTTGAACCTTCAGTGAGGGGCAACAGGCATTACCCTGGCCTGAGAGGACTCCAGGATCACACGAGTCTGTTGCTCTGCTTGCTGGATTGTCTCATTCCGGCTCTGGAGGTCATCATGGAGTTCTTTCCACCGCCTCAAGTGATCTTCGTTCAGGTCGATCTGAGCCTGCAGCTCACTGGTTTTGCTGTGCAGCTCTGCAATGTCCTGATCACGACTCAGGAGCTCTGTCTCCAACTCAGACACTTGCTGGGGGAAACCAGGAAGGACAGAGCATTAGCTGTGTAGCCGGAGCTGTTCCTGTGTGGTCCTTACTACTTCTTCCCAAAAGATGGGGGCAATGCACCTCTGGCTCCTGCAACCCAGCCCAGCCATTGCCAGACGACTCCAGTGTGGGTTGAGGGGGGTGTTGAGTGGGGTGCTGCTGTCTGAATTAGGAGGCCCAACTCAACTGTGAAGATGCTCCAGCCTTATCTTGTCCATTGTGGTACCCCAACCCACAGGGATGGTAGCCCAGCCCAGCCTTCCGTGATACCCATGCCATCACCTGTCGGAGGATAAGGTTTTCCTTCTCAATGAGCCCCATTATCCCTTGCTGCTTCTTTTCCTCCCGGAGGCTGGAGAACTGCAGGGCAGACAGTGGGGTTGGTGTGGGGCCCAGGCCCAGGACAGATGGAGTACAGACATCTGACCTGACTCCAGGCCTCCCAGGAAGGAAAGCTATGGGTTTCTCTCagtggaagaggagaaaggaccCCAAGGACACAGTggaagatgggaagcagagaatgGCACCCAACATTGCAGAGCCAAGAAAGCCAGATGCTCAGCTGTTCACCGGAAACCAGCGACAGCACAGTTCACAGTTTCCTAGAACAGTGGTCAGTGGCCAGCTGTTACCTGAAGAGGGAGCTGTGGACT is a genomic window containing:
- the Smim1 gene encoding small integral membrane protein 1, which gives rise to MQSQESGVQYSRWDSSSRDEVSMTAGSSTEEASCYRRISQKLCSGKLGIAMKVLGGVAVFWIIFILGYITGYYVHKCK